A window of Selenomonas ruminantium subsp. lactilytica TAM6421 contains these coding sequences:
- a CDS encoding phage major capsid protein translates to MNYEDYKAQRDELMAQAKAALDAGKVDEAKKARASIEELDTAYEAAQAEAANLAALETGVAKPAAPVAPQAIKAAVAGPVVAVAPAVDEGKAREEMYRTAFAKTLMKRTLTADESDIFAQVNHGAFATVANKASGNQVVIPTTMKQEIWQEMAELHPIIGEVDFTDVPGNLEIPKETGNSGDAAWVDEDTAATSGTLSLSNITLAGHELVKAITVSWKLKTMSIDAFLTYITTKIAERMGAAIANAIVSGKGIPGVGDTFKAQPYGIITRLKGETNTPQVVTYTHGGSVAYANITAALGKIKSGYMDGVKIYAKNSDIWNQLANITTTQKQPIFIPDPTGQTIGRLFGREVVEEDAIPTGSFLIGNVRRAYVMNRNQDVSIYTEEHTLARSTDYMGYAILDGDLLTTKAFVLIKEAAS, encoded by the coding sequence ATGAACTACGAAGATTACAAAGCCCAGAGAGATGAACTGATGGCTCAGGCCAAAGCAGCGCTTGACGCTGGCAAGGTGGACGAAGCCAAAAAGGCTCGTGCCTCCATTGAAGAATTGGACACTGCCTATGAGGCAGCGCAGGCAGAAGCTGCCAACTTGGCGGCATTGGAAACTGGCGTGGCTAAACCTGCTGCCCCGGTAGCGCCACAGGCTATTAAGGCTGCAGTGGCCGGTCCTGTGGTGGCTGTTGCTCCTGCTGTCGATGAGGGCAAAGCTCGTGAGGAGATGTATCGCACGGCTTTTGCCAAAACGCTGATGAAGCGGACTTTGACTGCTGATGAAAGTGATATTTTCGCCCAGGTCAATCATGGTGCTTTTGCTACGGTGGCTAATAAGGCATCTGGCAATCAGGTGGTTATCCCGACCACCATGAAGCAGGAGATTTGGCAGGAAATGGCCGAGCTTCACCCCATCATTGGCGAAGTAGATTTCACCGATGTACCGGGCAATCTGGAAATCCCCAAAGAAACCGGCAACAGCGGCGATGCGGCATGGGTGGATGAAGACACTGCAGCTACCAGCGGAACGTTGAGCCTCAGTAATATAACGCTGGCTGGCCATGAACTGGTCAAGGCCATCACGGTGTCCTGGAAGCTCAAGACCATGAGCATTGACGCTTTCCTGACCTACATCACGACCAAGATTGCGGAACGCATGGGCGCTGCCATCGCCAACGCCATTGTCAGCGGTAAGGGCATTCCGGGCGTGGGTGACACCTTCAAGGCACAGCCTTATGGCATCATCACCCGCCTGAAGGGTGAAACCAACACCCCGCAGGTAGTGACCTATACGCATGGTGGCAGTGTGGCTTATGCCAATATCACGGCGGCTCTGGGCAAAATCAAGTCCGGCTATATGGACGGTGTGAAGATTTACGCCAAGAACTCCGATATCTGGAATCAGCTGGCCAACATCACCACCACGCAGAAACAGCCCATCTTTATTCCTGACCCCACGGGACAGACCATTGGCCGTCTCTTTGGCCGGGAAGTTGTGGAAGAAGATGCAATTCCGACAGGCTCCTTCCTGATCGGCAACGTGCGTCGCGCCTATGTGATGAACCGCAATCAGGATGTGTCCATCTACACCGAAGAACATACGCTGGCCCGCAGCACGGATTATATGGGCTATGCTATTCTTGACGGCGATTTGCTCACCACCAAGGCTTTTGTTCTCATTAAAGAAGCAGCATCTTAA
- a CDS encoding major tail protein — MATVGLKNLYYATLSSDTSSGVTYGTPVKIAGAVSVDMNPSVNFATLYGDDAPFAADSSMSEITVTVESCDLKLEDQAALLGHTVNSTTKQLEAKASDTAPYVALMFEAKKHNGNTRYVKLLKGKFAPTQETMQTKGESVTYTTPKLEGRFVAREYDGAWKRVADSDNTESATLIAGWYSAVEPS, encoded by the coding sequence GTGGCAACAGTAGGTCTCAAAAATTTGTATTATGCGACTCTGTCCAGCGATACTTCCAGTGGTGTCACATATGGCACGCCTGTGAAGATTGCAGGGGCTGTCAGTGTGGATATGAATCCGAGCGTGAATTTCGCCACGCTCTACGGCGATGATGCGCCTTTCGCTGCAGATTCTTCCATGTCTGAAATCACTGTGACGGTGGAATCCTGCGACTTGAAGCTGGAGGATCAGGCGGCTCTGCTGGGCCATACTGTGAATTCCACCACCAAGCAGCTGGAGGCCAAGGCTTCTGATACGGCACCTTATGTGGCGCTCATGTTTGAAGCCAAGAAACATAACGGGAATACCCGCTATGTGAAGCTCCTGAAAGGCAAGTTTGCTCCCACACAGGAGACCATGCAAACCAAGGGCGAGTCGGTCACTTATACCACGCCCAAGCTGGAAGGTCGCTTCGTGGCCAGAGAGTACGATGGTGCCTGGAAGCGTGTCGCAGATAGCGACAACACGGAAAGCGCGACTTTGATTGCAGGATGGTATTCGGCAGTAGAGCCGTCTTGA
- the gp17 gene encoding tail completion protein gp17: METIELEAQVYTALTNDSALVALLAKGAKSVYHLQAPGDKEDRCPFLVYTPISDVPALAGDDGEISHRVTVRIHITTLDGQYGGIYRQVHRIMEGLGFFRVQAIPYMENGEKTLIVDYRIGVDSTWQQ; this comes from the coding sequence GTGGAGACTATTGAACTTGAAGCACAAGTTTATACGGCGTTGACCAATGATTCAGCCTTGGTTGCATTGCTGGCTAAGGGAGCGAAATCCGTATACCATTTACAGGCCCCAGGGGATAAAGAAGACCGTTGCCCATTTCTGGTTTATACCCCCATTTCCGATGTTCCGGCATTAGCTGGAGATGATGGGGAAATCAGTCATCGAGTGACAGTCAGAATTCATATCACCACGCTGGATGGTCAGTATGGTGGTATCTATCGGCAAGTTCATCGGATTATGGAGGGACTGGGCTTTTTTAGAGTTCAGGCCATTCCTTATATGGAAAATGGTGAAAAAACATTAATTGTAGATTACAGGATAGGAGTTGATTCAACGTGGCAACAGTAG
- a CDS encoding head-tail connector protein, with protein MDMTLLKQHLRIDGNEEDELLQSYIDAAELLIRRETGKNYVLDAGEYVDIAGDMLFQQAVKMLVAHWYECRQPLATAVVEVPFAVTQLTSQIAMGGAYYAEDESAEETEGDP; from the coding sequence ATGGATATGACCTTGTTAAAGCAGCATCTGCGCATTGACGGGAATGAGGAGGATGAACTGCTTCAAAGTTACATCGATGCCGCCGAACTCCTGATTCGCCGGGAGACGGGCAAGAATTATGTGCTGGATGCTGGTGAATATGTGGATATTGCTGGGGATATGCTCTTCCAGCAGGCGGTGAAGATGCTGGTGGCTCATTGGTATGAGTGCAGGCAGCCACTTGCTACGGCGGTGGTCGAGGTGCCTTTTGCCGTAACGCAGTTGACCAGCCAGATAGCTATGGGTGGTGCTTATTATGCGGAAGATGAATCCGCTGAGGAAACGGAGGGAGATCCATGA
- a CDS encoding HK97 gp10 family phage protein, with protein MGRQRKNHYRDKSFSRGHVSTAKTEQVLKELGNHVLDAAKTALGQAAEAVVRDAKSRCPVYAGHKKNGRTYMAAGVNPGALRDSIKAEPNSKGTVYKISADAKSKDGFLYGQIVEFSPRVNRPFLYPALEANREMVIRSVSDAIRQAIARGR; from the coding sequence ATGGGGCGGCAACGTAAAAATCATTATCGTGATAAAAGCTTTTCCCGTGGGCATGTGAGCACCGCCAAGACCGAGCAAGTGCTTAAGGAACTGGGGAATCATGTTCTTGATGCGGCAAAGACGGCTTTAGGCCAGGCGGCTGAGGCTGTTGTCCGGGATGCCAAAAGTCGGTGCCCTGTTTATGCGGGACACAAGAAAAATGGCAGGACCTATATGGCAGCCGGAGTGAATCCGGGAGCATTGCGCGACTCCATCAAGGCAGAACCGAACAGCAAGGGAACAGTCTACAAAATCAGCGCTGATGCAAAATCTAAAGATGGTTTCCTCTATGGCCAGATTGTGGAATTCTCCCCGCGGGTGAATCGGCCGTTCTTGTATCCGGCGTTGGAGGCAAATAGGGAAATGGTGATAAGAAGCGTATCGGATGCTATTCGGCAGGCAATAGCAAGGGGGAGGTAA
- a CDS encoding head-tail adaptor protein, which translates to MRMKGTLMRMKGTLMRTTMDDLTERISIVYHARTRDSCGNIVDGEDEVRCMVWAKVYPYGARIQEGVERMNQVDYRVVVRYRTDILPDDEVLWRGKRLRMIKPAYDAESARTWTVLECQEVLADGAAT; encoded by the coding sequence ATGAGAATGAAAGGTACTCTGATGAGAATGAAAGGTACTCTGATGAGAACGACCATGGATGACCTCACGGAACGAATCAGCATTGTCTATCATGCCAGGACGCGGGATTCCTGCGGCAACATTGTAGACGGTGAAGATGAAGTCCGCTGCATGGTATGGGCCAAGGTTTATCCTTATGGGGCACGTATTCAGGAGGGCGTGGAGCGAATGAACCAGGTGGACTACCGGGTGGTGGTTCGCTACCGTACCGATATCCTGCCGGATGATGAAGTGCTCTGGCGGGGAAAGCGGCTGCGCATGATAAAACCTGCCTATGATGCAGAATCTGCCCGTACATGGACGGTGCTGGAGTGTCAGGAGGTGTTGGCTGATGGGGCGGCAACGTAA
- a CDS encoding head maturation protease, ClpP-related — MQTTIEQATTITKQGNRGKLYFYGDIVSSWWGAWDNTDQYPERIRDFLSGQTGPLDIYINSAGGSVCACMAIYNMLSRYQGEKVVYVDGLAASAASVIALAGDKVIIPENAFFMIHHAWTSAVGNVNELENVVGMLRSMDDAMLSVYEAAAAISRDQIIEYMDMEKWFTGAEAAEAFHKISTMPAAEIAAKADDDAMARFKNIPPGLWLAEQKAKAAVEVERERLALLDMKGGCRS; from the coding sequence ATGCAGACGACAATAGAACAGGCCACAACCATCACCAAGCAAGGGAATAGAGGGAAACTCTATTTCTATGGTGATATCGTCAGTAGCTGGTGGGGGGCTTGGGATAATACAGACCAATACCCGGAACGCATCAGGGATTTCCTGTCCGGCCAGACAGGCCCGCTGGATATCTACATCAATTCTGCGGGCGGCAGCGTATGCGCCTGCATGGCCATCTACAATATGCTTTCCCGTTATCAGGGAGAGAAGGTTGTCTATGTAGATGGTTTGGCGGCATCGGCGGCTTCCGTCATAGCACTGGCCGGGGATAAGGTAATCATTCCGGAAAATGCGTTCTTCATGATTCATCATGCCTGGACAAGTGCCGTGGGCAATGTCAATGAGCTGGAGAATGTGGTGGGAATGCTCCGCTCTATGGACGATGCGATGCTGTCTGTTTACGAAGCGGCTGCAGCTATCAGCCGGGATCAAATCATTGAGTACATGGATATGGAAAAATGGTTCACCGGGGCTGAGGCGGCGGAAGCATTCCATAAGATTTCTACCATGCCGGCGGCTGAAATTGCGGCAAAGGCTGACGATGACGCCATGGCACGGTTCAAGAATATCCCACCGGGATTGTGGTTGGCTGAGCAGAAAGCAAAAGCTGCCGTAGAAGTGGAACGGGAGCGGCTGGCGCTCCTGGATATGAAAGGAGGTTGTCGGTCATGA